The Gallus gallus isolate bGalGal1 chromosome 23, bGalGal1.mat.broiler.GRCg7b, whole genome shotgun sequence genome includes a region encoding these proteins:
- the FOXO6 gene encoding forkhead box protein O6 isoform X2: MDFLGSGPWFGVGVGLIGWSVLPNPGFGPTAVHVALGGFGLGSHPPHSPYLQDVTGPLFPWQRRWHPNTSHTSLAVARVTRSLQGGQNSIRHNLSLHTRFIRVQNEGTGKSSWWMLNPEGGKTGKTPRRRAVSMDNNSKFLRIKGKASKKKQLQVTPERGDDSPSSQQAKWSESPASHASDEYDAWADFRTRASSSASTLSGRLSPIMANREPDELEEDDGTPSSPLMYPSPSSTVSPSLSARCSVELPRLTDLTGTISLGESLGESLLEDLQDGYSMSPSQPLPLRQRSSSFSFNSKCSSMGPATNTYCGTIYSQPALGLMRRLPMQTIQENKQATFSPAASYRNASSLQDLLSSISYAHKESMVPGDLPPPPPGPAVPSRGHRQSPLLCGEQGMAYPAHPAPLLKGSALYHPPPAGHHPALNASALANPVSLMSLPGDACGATAMPHHGHLHPYAANQGAHMSLLDSPYAGAVHPPVLGQDRFPADLDLDMFNGSLECDVESIILNDFMDSDEMDFNFDSALPPQNALNVPTLPGGPQPTNQSWVPG; the protein is encoded by the exons ATGGACTTTTTGGGGTCTGGCCCATGGTTTGGCGTTGGGGTCGGGCTGATTGGTTGGTCGGTGCTCCCAAACCCTGGGTTTGGCCCCACTGCAGTGCACGTGGCACTGGGGGGCTTTGGGCTGGGGTCCcaccccccccactccccataCCTGCAGGATGTCACCGGCCCGCTGTTCCCTTGGCAACGGCGATGGCATCCCAACACCTCGCACACATCCCTCGCCGTTGCCCGGGTAACCCGGAGTCTGCAGGGCGGGCAG AACTCCATCCGGCACAACCTCTCCTTGCACACCCGCTTCATCCGCGTGCAGAACGAGGGCACGGGGAAGAGCTCCTGGTGGATGCTGAACCCCGAGGGCGGCAAGACAGGCAAGACGCCGCGCCGGCGGGCGGTCTCCATGGACAACAACAGCAAGTTCCTGCGCATCAAAGGCAAGGCCAGCAagaagaagcagctgcaggtgaCTCCGGAGCGTGGGGACGACAGCCCGAGCTCGCAGCAGGCCAAGTGGTCGGAGAGCCCTGCGTCCCACGCCAGTGATGAGTATGACGCTTGGGCGGACTTCAGGACCAGGGCCAGCTCCTCGGCCAGCACGTTGAGTGGGCGCCTCTCACCCATCATGGCCAACCGTGAGCCCGACGAGCTGGAGGAGGATGATGGCACGCCGTCCTCCCCGCTGATGTACCCCAGCCCTTCCAGCACCGTGTCCCCCTCCCTGAGCGCCCGCTGCTCCGTCGAGCTGCCTCGCCTCACCGACCTCACTGGCACCATCAGCCTGGGGGAGAGCCTGGGGGAGAGCCTGCTGGAGGACCTGCAGGATGGCTACAGCATGAGCCCCTCGCAGCCGCTGCCCCTGCGCCAACGCAGCTCCAGCTTCTCCTTCAACTCCAAGTGCTCCAGCATGGGGCCGGCCACCAACACGTACTGCGGGACCATCTACAGCCAGCCGGCGCTGGGGCTGATGCGGCGCCTGCCCATGCAGACCATCCAGGAGAACAAGCAGGCCACCTTCTCGCCCGCCGCCTCCTACCGGAACGCCTCCTCGCTGCAGGACCTGCTCTCCTCCATCTCCTACGCACACAAAGAGAGCATGGTGCCGGGGGACctgcccccgccgccgcccggccctgCAGTGCCGTCCCGCGGCCACAGACAGAGCCCACTGCTGTGCGGGGAGCAGGGCATGGCCTACCCGGCCCACCCGGCCCCGCTGCTGAAGGGCAGCGCGCTGTACCACCCGCCGCCTGCTGGCCACCACCCCGCGCTCAACGCCAGTGCCTTAGCCAACCCCGTCAGCCTTATGAGCCTGCCCGGTGACGCGTGCGGCGCAACGGCCATGCCGCACCACGGGCACCTGCACCCTTACGCCGCCAACCAAGGGGCGCACATGAGCCTGCTGGATTCGCCCTACGCGGGGGCCGTCCACCCCCCGGTGTTGGGCCAGGACAGGTTCCCAGCAGACCTGGACCTGGACATGTTCAACGGGAGCCTGGAGTGCGACGTGGAGTCCATCATCCTGAATGACTTCATGGACAGTGACGAGATGGACTTCAACTTCGACTCGGCGCTCCCACCGCAGAATGCGCTTAACGTGCCCACGCTGCCCGGCGGCCCGCAGCCCACGAACCAGAGCTGGGTGCCCGGGTGA